A single window of Rhinoraja longicauda isolate Sanriku21f chromosome 29, sRhiLon1.1, whole genome shotgun sequence DNA harbors:
- the LOC144607666 gene encoding heat shock protein 30C-like: MLSCRTFLPPSRCQQPVHTLWAAPLDVFEPLEWPAWGQAEGMRKGENFMERVVEELAREFWEERARNEKRRADAGGEVQGETVDKGGDGFSLTLDVPRFSPEELKVKVLGRKVLVTGKQEKKSEDGSGSYGYKYEEFMREFQLPEDVDAEALNCCLSPDGRLNVRAPRLALPAVDQGDVPINVASDTTTSPRLNPEEEAQERGNVVGDKSSAVQ; encoded by the coding sequence ATGCTGAGCTGCCGGACTTTCCTCCCTCCCAGTCGGTGTCAGCAGCCTGTGCACACACTGTGGGCCGCTCCACTCGATGTGTTTGAGCCGCTCGAGTGGCCCGCGTGGGGACAGGCGGAGGGAATGAGAAAGGGCGAGAACTTCATGGAGCGAGTTGTCGAGGAGCTGGCGAGAGAGTTCTGGGAGGAAAGAGCAAGGAATGAGAAGCGGAGAGCCGATGCCGGTGGAGAGGTTCAAGGGGAGACGGTGGACAAGGGTGGGGATGGCTTCTCTCTGACCCTGGACGTGCCGCGATTCTCCCCGGAAGAACTGAAGGTGAAAGTACTTGGAAGAAAAGTGCTGGTGACGGGAAAACAGGAGAAGAAGAGCGAGGACGGCAGCGGCTCATACGGCTACAAATATGAAGAGTTCATGAGGGAGTTCCAGCTGCCAGAAGACGTCGATGCTGAAGCTCTGAACTGCTGTTTGTCCCCGGACGGTCGGTTAAATGTTCGAGCCCCACGCCTGGCGCTGCCGGCTGTGGATCAGGGAGACGTCCCCATCAACGTCGCCTCTGATACAACAACCAGTCCGCGGTTAAATCCCGAGGAAGAGGCGCAGGAGAGGGGGAACGTTGTGGGGGACAAGTCATCGGCTGTTCAATAA